Part of the Amblyomma americanum isolate KBUSLIRL-KWMA chromosome 7, ASM5285725v1, whole genome shotgun sequence genome, CCTCAAGTTCAGACCAGCTGTGGCAATGTAAACTGGACTGGGGGCCACAATAACCGATATGCATTGCTACTACACTAGTGCATAATAAAGGGTGCTATCACTCATGCTCCAGATGCAACACTTTGCAGTGCATGTATTACCAGGTGGTGCTACCTGCACTTTCGAATACAGTGGCACCGTTAGCACTCGCAGTTTTCGGACTGGTAGCTGCATTTTGGCGGCATTCCCAAAACGTactcctttccttttttctccaACTTTGCCTTTCCTTGCTTCTGCACCGTTCATGCTGCACTGTTTTAACACCAGTATGGTTAACAATTTTATATACTTTTTGTAAGGATGGTCGCCGTGAGCCTACTTGTCAATACCTTTTTGATCCACGTGTGGCTCCCTGATGTGCAGCCTTGCTGTTCCAGGAAGTTGGCAAAATCAGAAGTCTTTCGTTGGCAGCAGGTCCAGTACTTCATCCTGCAGTTGCCACACGAAGGGCAGAGTTATAATCGAGGAAAGTAGGGCAAACAGAAGCTTATGCCTGGTTTCAAATCCCATCACAAATCTGAACAATATGTGTAGAATTAGAGAGAAAGGCACTTGCCCCTCGTGAAATATTGGGAAGCCCGAATGGTAGAGACAGGTCTCCAGGTTGCTGTGTTCACCCTGGTATGTCTGAAAAAGCAGCAGGCATAAGCAACCTTTCAGCATGCCAAAATTGAAAGCACCAAAACCCACGGTATACAAATTTTAAGCAAAATATTTTACACTTGTAGATTTTTGTGACTGTAGTAGTCTCTTGCAGTGCAAAAGATTGCTTCAGAGAGGAATGGAATTGCAGTAATAGGCAAGTCTTAGAAAACTTTCACTGCAGAAATCTTGTACAACCATTTGGCGTCATTACCCAGGTCCCACAGAGCACTGAAGGATAATGGTTCTGCACCGGGAAGTACCTTCCAAGCTCTCGTATCCATTACAAAATCCCAGTTCTTCCTTGTTTGATACACATCATCTCCTGAGGGAATTTTTTGCAGCTTTCCTTTCTTGCTCTCAAATGCAAGCACGGAGTAGGCCAGCTCACTTTGGCACTGTGGCCATCACGCAATGTTTTCTACTCTTGTGTTATACAGAATGGGCTTGCGCCAGTTCTTCGACAATGCAGGTTATTCAAGATCCGTAGCAAACACACTAGCCTCTACCCAAGAGAATGAATCCATTAAGAGTTAAAACTGTAAAAGGACAAAACATGTTGGAGGCACATAAACTCTTCGTGAAAAGCAGTAGTGATTCTTCACTACTGCTCACAAAACAATTACTGGCTGCAATGGTCGCACAGAGGGAAAACTTCATAGCTGCAAAGAGTTTAACATCGCAAAACGTACTCTTCATAGCTGCTGTCCACACTGCttcacaaacaaacaaaatgaatGCACAGAAACGGTAAGTAAAAACAGATGTTAGattatttatttgcagtaatgGTCTGGCCCAACCACTTACCTACATGCCACAAGATGTAGCCCAGTGCACACTCGGCACAGAAACTCCACAGTAAGCAACGTGTCAGTGAAGAATTAAAAGGATCAAAACTGTGGGCAATCACAATAAAATAGTTAAAACTGGTAGAGGAGCTTCCTATTGGCATTCAAGTCATTAAGTGATCTGTATGAAGCTTCTTATTGGAAACAGCTCTCGAAGATAGCAACTCTAGCCCAATCAGGGCAAGCTCTATTATTCAAACCTGTCTGATAGTCTACCCACCGCTAAATAAGCAGAGGTCTGCCCTCGAAGATGTCCTCCTAATGTAGCAGCTTGCAACAGATTGTTGGACAAAAGAAACTGCGGCAGAAGATGAGGTGAGAAGATAAAGTCCAGCTTGCTGGAAATAGGTAATTTTCGTGTAAATGGGTGACACAGTGTCTACAAGGGAGAGTTTAGCCCGAGTTGCTActaaaaaaactaattgaaaaGGAAGGTTAAAGACAGAGGAAACAGAACTGTTTGATGCCCTGTCACTCTTTTCAGATAGAATGCTTGGAAAAAGGTTTCTGAAAGAAAACGGCTGTTTTAGCAGTGCCTTAGCACCAAGGCAGGGCAAACACCAGTTCACAATTGTTTGAGAGAGCACATATGCATACAGATGAGACCGTCCTTTGTTCATGCATGCACTGTTTGCTTTCAAGAATGGATCAACCAGGCCAGCAGCACAGCTCCTTCACAAACACCACTCTTGCTAATGAGAAACAACTTACCTGCCGACATCCAGCATTCTTGCAAGTCGTGCCAACTGTCACAACGCTTTCAGCTGAAAGTTAAAACATGGATTGTCTGAAAACTGTTTTTGAAACTGTTTTTGAAAGACCCTTACCTTCAGTTTCAGGAACATCTGCCTTCTTCTCCAAGGAAAGCTTGTTCAGAAGAGGAGTTAAACTTGACCCGACCGAGCTCCTTAGCCGCACCATTGGGTCATTCTCATCGGGTCTGATCACGGGAATTATCCGTGCACGTGGCGGTGGGTTTTCTGGTTTGGGAGGCTGAAACGATAAAGAAAGCACTAGTTACAGTGCAATAAATGGATGGCTCTCTGAAAGCAATGAGCTAAAATGCTTATGCAAAATTTGTAAGCGTTAAAGGAACACTGAAGGCAGGACCACCCAATTAGTGTTCTTGTTAGTAGAAATGGATTGTCTCGCTCTCtccgctcgtccctgtctgttccctctgcgtcctcggtgttttagcgcttctgaaaatgtcatcTCTCCGGGTACGTTAGCATTTTttcagacacaaaaaaaaaacatttatagcagagaaaattgaattttaaaATCTTGCCGCTACTCGGTTCAAACTCGTCACGCCTACACCAAGGACTGATTGctgccattttgaagtgaatggctgcgtaacctagcctctgggatctgcgCCAAAAATTCAGTGTTGATGCAAGTACTTTACTAGCAGAATTGACCAGTGTATTTCATTTTTTCCAGCTCAGAAAATCTCAACTTTCAACAAGAGTGGTCTCTTTGTTGCTAGAATGCCATAGTCTTTCAATACAGGctaacttcaatttgtcctcagtgttcctttaaacaTAAATTCCTACCAAAACCATGCGTTCTGCCTTACTCTCATCACCACTGGGAAAGATCTAACAGAATATGCCAATATTTTTCAATCGCCTCCAACAGCGGTCACCCCTTAGCATTCGACAGACAGAGACCACAGTTCTTCGCATTGCTCAGTAACTATGTCCTTTGGAAAACGAGGCAGGATTTTTGTGTTAGCAGCAGGTAAGACCCATGCATAAACTGCGCCTCAAGCAGTAGCACAGCACAGACAAATGCTTATTTTTTGACAGTACACTTTGGCTACTGCTTTAACTGAAATCATGTGGCAGCAAGTATTTCCTCATTAAATGAGGGCATCTAGTCTAGTCCTTATGCTTGTCTTACCACATAGCAGACACTGCAGCACTGAACAAATGGCGATAAAAGGCATTACTAGCACTTGGCACCTAGTATATGTGGACGATGCTCAGAATGTCTCAAGGCACAGCGACCAAGATAAGTGGTGCccccataaaaaaaacaaaaaaacaggtgTTCCCGTCAAGGAAAAGAGGATCAAAAGTATGAAGTAGACACAAAGTACTGTACCTCAACTTGGGCCTCATTTTCATTATCGATTTTCCTTTCTGGTTTCGGCGACTCCGGGGGCTTCTGGTCTTGATGGTAAGATTTGGCACAGCCCTGAAATAAGAGCATTAAATGCACATGAATACCTCGGTAACGGTAAACTTAAAAACAAAAGGTATTTGTGCATCGACAAGGCACTCTTGGCCAGCAAGCTTTCGGTTATCTTAAGCATCTACAATATCCTCTGGCTGCATTCTTAACTTCATTTCGTTGCTAGCACCGCTATCAGCCCCGGAAAAACGGGCCGCTTACCTTTATATTTAGGAACTCCGTGAAATCCGTGGTCCTAGCTTTACAGCATGACCAACTCTTGTAGGCATCGTGGAACACAGGCTTTCCCGGGTGGTGTATGCAAGCATCTGAAACAGCAGCAACACATAAAACGAATCCGTGTAAACGTTCTGAAGGATAACGCAAGTTAAACTGATTCCACAAGTTTCCGTCTCGACGAATCTGCAGCTTTTAAATTGAGTCACAGGCAACACACGTTTATTCAAAGCACATGTCGCGGTGACAAGCAAGGGTGCTCGATACTAGACCATATAAGCAGAATGATGTATTGTTTTTCGGCGCTTTTTAGCACGGCACAAACGCGCGTCACGCTATTAGTGGCCTCACCTGGAGCGTTCTCGCTTGGGTCGAACTTTTTGAGGCATCCTTTGTTGTAGCACTGCAGCAAAGTCTTGGGCATGACTAAAGTCTTGGGCAGCGATTCCTGTGGAAAAAGGAACCCTGTGGTTGCTAAGCACGAAGCATCTGAACGACTACAATTTTAAGCGCAGTGTAAACGAAATTACCTACAAATCCTTCGGTGGTAGGGAAGCACAAGATATTCTATGAACCTGTTTTCCACGGAACACCGTATCACGGATCACCCAACACCGGAGAGCCCCTCCCGCGGAGACGATTTAGCTCGTAAACACGCCGGATGACAGTACACTTCGCTCAACAACAGACAAGCGAATGGAAACCTGGTGCGTGATAGTACGTGGGCTATGAGCCTGATGTCACCCAGAAACTTCGAAGGAACTTTCTAGAAGGAGGTACCAGCTAGAGCGAATCCCTTGTGGCCACGGCTGGGCAGCGTGGCCCCACCATGGAACGACAAAACAACCCTCGGCCGACGCTGAACATAAACTCTGGCTTCAAATACAGCTTAACGCAACACAGCAAAAGTCGGGGATCAAAGACACCTACCCACAGAAGTACCCGCCAGCCGAGCTACGATGCAACTGAGCACGCTACAGCTGAATACGCCGACAAAAAACATCAACAACAAATTGATGTGACGTAACGACGACGACGTAACGAACAGCCATGATGATGATACCAAACCCGAGGTCCCGACCGCCGCGGCGATGGGAGTGAGCTTTCGAACATTTTAAGCTCTTTGCACTGTGTAATGAAGCAAGGTGAAGCGTGAACATGCGCCAAAGCAGCGCAGATGGAGCCTTTCTGCTAtaccataacaaaaaaaaaaaaacttgagacaCGAAGCTCGTCCTTgaggtatgatgcgatagcgttaatcggTTTCAAGCCGGTGGGGCTTTCGAGACCTAAAGCCCCTCTTGTCGAAAACGTCATGAGGGGAGCTTtagtgagacccaggttgctatcCCTGAGCAACTAGCTCTCGCGACCATTGGGCCACCTGCAACGGTgaattccattccattccaaaaacctttatttccatcagaagggaggccccctactccctacccccggcacgcaggcctagggggtaggggccgggacccccgcgattaaaggcaggcaaagagttgctggctcttcacggcctccaccgccagatgaatagcttgcttctgcttgacggggtccgtgctccgcagaagggtctcccaggcttctctactatcaattcctTCGTTAGCCCCTGGGGATTAAGTCTACACAGCCCCAAATTACGtgatcgagggtccccctctctccacattttttgcacttatcatctatgtcttcatctttgaggacgtgcgatgccccgaccggattaatgtaatttcctgcctgtaatctgcgccagatcGTCGCCTCTTTGCTTCCGAGCTCTCTGTTCGGTGGAGGGACTAGTCTcctttgtaatctgtagttttcagttatttccgtgtaattctgcagtctctcgtctagttctttgcagtcgggcggttctgctccggctcggaagtagagatctcgagccagagtcacaaagtcacgtgacctgctttttcgctcacaacactgaCAAagctgacgccggattttctgaaaaaaaattggtttttgggaaaggaaatggcgcagtatctgtctcacatatcgggggacacccgaaaagcgccgtaagggaagggataaaggagggagtgaaagaataaaggaagagctgccgtagtggagggctccggaataatttcgagcacctggggatctttaacgtgcactgacatcgcacagcacacgggcgccatagcgtttcgcctccatgaaaacgcagccgccgcggtcgagttcgaacccgggaactcttgatcagtagccgagcgccctaaccactgagtaaccactgagccaccgcggcgggtcagccctccactacgacaccactttcttcctttttctcttatGTAGTCCCTCCTttaattatcccttcccttacaaggCGGTTCAGGTTTCCCCCCATacaggagacagatactgcaccatttcctttccccaagcaccaattttcattttcaaacaaattaaaacTGTGAATGGACGAACGCGGACGTCTCCACTAAAAATTAATGAAGGTGTGTATGTGCATGCATGTTATAGTGTGCACATGCTCTTGGAGTTGAAGGGCACAGCACAGCTATTGCTGTCAGTTTGCATCGCTGACCAGTGGTACACATCTGTGGAGGGCAAAATGTGTGAGATTTCTCTTTTTCATCACAGTTTTTAGACAAATTAAGACTTGTTTGACGAAGAGCATATGTTGGGGCCACAAAACTACTGACAAATAAAATGTTGTTGCCTGTGCCCGATGGGCATGGGCATGATCGGCTCGGCATTGTTCAATAGGACGAATAGTAATTCAAAAGCATGAATTGCTGAGCGAGTTGGTTGTTCATGTTCCAGCAAAAAGCCAGTGAAAACCAAGAGACAGGACCAGGAGtaggcacacacacacgctgTACGACACTGTGTATGTGTGTGCCCACTCCCGTCTTTTGGTTTTCACAGGTTTTTTTGTTAGAGTAGGAAGAATAAACTGTATTTTTCACTGCCACGCACTTGCTTTCCTTGTGCACATTTATGCCTGCAATATCAATTTTCACAAGGCTAGTTTTCCTGCAGAACACTTGCATAATCAGCCTTACATGAAAACtaggctgacaaaaaaaaaactgacaaaagAATGCACACTATATGCACTGATAATGCTCCTCTACGCAAGACAGGAAAAAATTAAAACATGAGCTCAACGTTCACAATTTAGATTTCTTTTTCTCCATCTCGCGTAGCATGTGCTTCCCTTTCAGCCCAAAATAAACTCAACTGCCCATCTAAACCCTTGCTAGCTTGCTCAATATAGGAACACACTACTCCGATGCTCAGCTTTGTCTAGACACGTCAGTGGGTTCTATTGCAATTAGCACTGCCTGCAGCACATAATCTACACACCAAAGAGAAAATCCAAAATAGAGATTTTACAGAAGCATGTTTATTTTCCAATATGGTGATCATGCATGCtgctcttctttttcctttttcccttTTCCTGCAATCACCTCAAGCACCTGCTCAGCACATTTCGGTATGCGTGTGCCAGGGCCAAAGATTGCAGCTGCACCTGCTTTATACAGGAAGTCATAATCTTGTGGTGGAATGACGCCTCCCACAACAATGTGGATGTCTGGCCTATTCATTTTCTGCAGGGCTTTCACCAGCTCTGGCACAAGTGTCTTGTGACCAGCAGCCAAGCTGCTCACACCAACAACGTGCACGTCGGCATCAATTGCCTGTTGGGCAACTTCTTCTGGGGTCTGAAAGAGGGGTCCGATATCCACATCGAATCCCATGTCAGCGAATCCAGTGGCTATAACTTTAGCACCCCTGTCATGGCCATCCTGTCCCATCTTGGCCACAAGAATACGTGGTCGTCGTCCCTCACGTTCCTGGAAAGCATTCACTTTGGCAATCACAGATGAAATTTCTTCGTCTTCTCCGAATGTAGACTTGTAGGCACCAGAAACCATTCTGTCAGATGCAACATGGCGGCCAAACACTTTTTCCATGGCATATGAAATCTCGCCAACAGTGGCCCTCAGTCTAGCCGCTTCAATGGCCAAGGCTAATAGGTTGCCTTCTCCAGTCTTGGCAGACTCAGTAATGGCGTCGAGAGCTGCTTCAGTTTTTGCATTGTCTCGGCTCTTGCGGATTTGCTCTATCTTGGCAATTTGAGAGTTTCTCACTTTTGTGTTGTCGACCATCAAGACGTCAATGGGGTCCTCCTTTTCAAGCCGATATTTATTCACACCCACAATAACTTCCTTGCCACTGTCAATTAGAGCCTGCTTTCTGGCTGCACATTCCTCAATGCGCAGTTTAGGCATGCCTGATGAAACAGCCTTTGCCATGCCTCCCAGTTCTTCGACTTCATTGATCACCTTGAGAGCTTCATCGTATACCTCAGCTGTGAGCTTCTCCATGAGATACGAGCCTCCCCAAGGATCTATCACATGTGGTATCCCACTCTCTTCCTGGAGTATAATTTGAGTATTTCTAGCAATCCTTGCACTGAATCGAGATGGGAGTGCAAGGGCCTCGTCAAATGCATTGGTGTGGAGAGATTGAGTTCCACCGAACACAGATGCCATAGCTTCTATTGTAGTGCGTACAATGTTGTTGTAAGGATCTTGCTCCGTAAGAGACCAGCCTGAAGTCTGGGAGTGAGTACGAAGCTTCAGCGAATTTTCGTTTTTAGGGTTGAAATTCTGCTTAATCAGGGTAGCCCACAGCCTGCGTGCTGCCCTCATTTTTGCAATCTCCATGTAAAATTTCATGCCAATACCCCAGAAGAACGACAACCTAGGTGCAAAGTCATCAATGCTCATACCGGCTTTCAGTCCTGTCCTGCAGTATTCGAGTCCATCTGCAATTGTAAATGCCAGTTCTAGGACGTTGTTTGCCCCCGCCTCTTGGATATGGTAGCCCGAGATGGAGATGGAGTTGTATTTCGGCATGTTCTTCGAGACGAACGAGAAGATGTCGCCGATGATGCGCATTGACGGTTCTGGGGGATAGATGTATGTGTTCCGCACCATAAACTCCTTGAGGATGTCATTTTGGATTGTTCCCGACAGGTGTCCCACTTCCACACCCTGTTCCTCTCCGGCGACAATGAACATCGCCAGCACGGGAATAACAGCACCGTTCATGGTCATGGACACTGAGATTTTCTCCAAGGGTATACCATCAAAGAGGGCCTTCATGTCTTCGACCGAATCGACAGCCACACCGGCCATCCCGACATCTCCTTTGACTCGCGGATTATCGGAGTCGTACCCGCAGTGCGTAGCCAGATCGAAGGCGACCGACAGTCCCTGCACGCCGGCCTTTATGTTGTCCTTGTAGAATTTGTTACTTTCCTCGACAGTACTGAAACCGGCGTACTGACGAATCGTCCACGGTCGACCTGCATACATGGTAGGGTAAGGCCCCCTCGTGAAGGGGAACATCCCCGGGTAGTCTTCAGGCAGCCCCTTAGTGTCCTCGCTTGTGTACAGGGGCTTTATGGTGATACCTTCTGCCGTCTCCCACTTGAGGGTCTCCGGCGGCTTTCCTTTGAGCTGCTTGGTAGCACGTTTCGTCCATTCAGGGGGGAACTTGAAGTCCACACTACTGGACGCAGCCGGAGCACTCGCCGGAGCGGCTGCCGGAGACGGGGCCGCTGCCGGAGCGGCAGCGCCCGCGGTAGCGCTGGTAGAGTCCCACGAAGACTGCACATACGTGCTCTTGTAGAAGAGACTACGCCAGGACTTGGATGCCCGCAGCATGCTTGACAATTTTGTTTCGACTTACTTCCGCGCACAGTCAGTTCACAGAATATGTCTCATAGCATACGGTGATATGATGATATCGAGCTAAGGGCCAAAGGGACGGAAGCACGTAACTAATTCATAACTACGCGAAGCTGATGCCTGCTCACTTGTTTACTGCGTACTACAACACGTTACTGACGTTACCAGCCGCTGCCTGCTTCGACGTTTTTCGTGCTGCGTCAGTTTCGTCACAGACGTGCAACTTCACTTCTTCATAGCAGATGGCGCAACGTGTTcaagcggcggtggcggcgcgttTGCCGGAAGTCGGTGACACTTCCGCTGGGGGACTACACCTACAAAATCGAAAAGCTGATGACAAGACAACTGGAATGGGTTCGTACACATTTTTTGCGTTTTCTCATTATACAGGGTGACATATTCTTGCTAGTGGGTTACCGAAACTCGCGGAGTGTCCGTCGAGGTGCACCTGGCACCCATTATTGCTGTATAGCGACTCAGAGGTGTGTTCCACCCATCGCCGAAAGGCCAACCCGCCGCCGTCAAGCTTTGTAGTTTTTCGGGGGTAAAAAATATAAGCGATTTGACAGCGTCGTGGTGTGCTCATCGGAGTCTCCCATTCGTAACTTTAAATAGGGGCTAGTGCTGCATGCAATTAAAAATTTAACACTTTGCAAGCGAACACGAGTAAACGGGGAAAATGCAGTGTGCtgctcgtattttttttttgtcccagatTCGATTTTCTCTTTATTTCGCGACCGGGTCCGTCGGTTCAACAAGAGGAAGTGGGGCCTAATTGTGTCAACTCAGCTGATAACGAATGGGGGCCACACCGGCGGACGGGTTTGCGTTGTTTTGACCAAGCTCTTCGCGAGCGAGAACTCCGTATGCGCGCCGTCAACTTCAGCTTGATGCTCACCAATaacgccactttttttttttttacttgcatcaAGTAATGCTCGGGCAGATCCCTTTTAAGTTGTGTGTTCGCAATTGCATTCTTATCTGTACGATACGTGT contains:
- the LOC144098780 gene encoding methylmalonyl-CoA mutase, mitochondrial-like, with the translated sequence MLRASKSWRSLFYKSTYVQSSWDSTSATAGAAAPAAAPSPAAAPASAPAASSSVDFKFPPEWTKRATKQLKGKPPETLKWETAEGITIKPLYTSEDTKGLPEDYPGMFPFTRGPYPTMYAGRPWTIRQYAGFSTVEESNKFYKDNIKAGVQGLSVAFDLATHCGYDSDNPRVKGDVGMAGVAVDSVEDMKALFDGIPLEKISVSMTMNGAVIPVLAMFIVAGEEQGVEVGHLSGTIQNDILKEFMVRNTYIYPPEPSMRIIGDIFSFVSKNMPKYNSISISGYHIQEAGANNVLELAFTIADGLEYCRTGLKAGMSIDDFAPRLSFFWGIGMKFYMEIAKMRAARRLWATLIKQNFNPKNENSLKLRTHSQTSGWSLTEQDPYNNIVRTTIEAMASVFGGTQSLHTNAFDEALALPSRFSARIARNTQIILQEESGIPHVIDPWGGSYLMEKLTAEVYDEALKVINEVEELGGMAKAVSSGMPKLRIEECAARKQALIDSGKEVIVGVNKYRLEKEDPIDVLMVDNTKVRNSQIAKIEQIRKSRDNAKTEAALDAITESAKTGEGNLLALAIEAARLRATVGEISYAMEKVFGRHVASDRMVSGAYKSTFGEDEEISSVIAKVNAFQEREGRRPRILVAKMGQDGHDRGAKVIATGFADMGFDVDIGPLFQTPEEVAQQAIDADVHVVGVSSLAAGHKTLVPELVKALQKMNRPDIHIVVGGVIPPQDYDFLYKAGAAAIFGPGTRIPKCAEQVLEVIAGKGKKEKEEQHA
- the mora gene encoding cysteine and histidine rich domain containing protein; translation: MPKTLLQCYNKGCLKKFDPSENAPDACIHHPGKPVFHDAYKSWSCCKARTTDFTEFLNIKGCAKSYHQDQKPPESPKPERKIDNENEAQVEPPKPENPPPRARIIPVIRPDENDPMVRLRSSVGSSLTPLLNKLSLEKKADVPETEAESVVTVGTTCKNAGCRQTYQGEHSNLETCLYHSGFPIFHEGMKYWTCCQRKTSDFANFLEQQGCTSGSHTWIKKKTAETQASCRYDWYQTGSSVVISVFTKLPIPDESYVEANPVKLHLHITFGQDRAIFDQVFVLNGVVDVEKSSVQYLGTKVEVNLKKRDPLGWRMLTLPPPKPKIQDGDGDTENT